A part of Cannabis sativa cultivar Pink pepper isolate KNU-18-1 chromosome 6, ASM2916894v1, whole genome shotgun sequence genomic DNA contains:
- the LOC133039489 gene encoding uncharacterized protein LOC133039489 has product MWVCSGIEIFRDVTILNQLVSCWCPTTHTFLVNWGEFSVTLEDVYALLLLPICGITSAIEPLSKDEKDLLSALTEASNDFKKNNATCDMHEWITHFHRGNGYSLVELAACITLWLSRCVFPSKQSRSVRRALYPLACKLARGKQLPIGAFYLGTLYHNLDSIIRDINFGSMKTISALDASFLQLFIWERFHKLAPPRKCLKDGSPRAWSQFRSRLKGSVQLTDIVYYISEFNFRPYLTNIDAYFTLDMYDGSVVPLTSEVRSNLNISRGGIGFWFAICLPRWLLCLQDNSKSLSWSFISYRPDRVARKFGFDQHVPHDRKAGSLEKATKSCLLGSLQVSKRSHNLFQLPCKERQGGVSSKFANLWMRQNNIWLVCQSKYRDREKGMDSTLFFLIMHIHLLHIYVLIMSVLPFFYAFITLSYSHLYM; this is encoded by the coding sequence ATGTGGGTATGCTCTGGTATTGAGATATTTCGTGATGTGACTATTTTGAACCAATTAGTGAGTTGCTGGTGTCCTACGACTCACACATTTTTGGTGAATTGGGGTGAGTTTTCTGTAACATTAGAAGATGTCTATGCTCTCCTTTTACTGCCTATATGTGGTATTACTTCCGCGATTGAACCTCTGTCGAAAGATGAGAAAGACCTGTTGTCAGCCTTGACGGAAGCATCtaatgattttaaaaaaaataatgccaCATGTGATATGCACGAATGGATAACCCATTTCCATAGAGGTAACGGCTATAGTCTTGTGGAATTGGCTGCTTGTATCACTTTATGGTTAAGTAGGTGCGTTTTTCCCTCAAAACAATCCAGGTCGGTACGTCGTGCTTTATACCCCCTAGCATGTAAACTTGCCCGCGGGAAGCAACTCCCAATAGGAGCTTTTTACCTAGGAACTTTGTATCATAACTTAGACTCCATAATTCGTGATATAAATTTCGGAAGTATGAAGACAATTAGTGCCTTGGATGCTTCTTTCCTCCAACTGTTTATTTGGGAGCGTTTTCATAAGCTTGCCCCACCCCGCAAATGTTTGAAGGATGGAAGCCCTCGTGCTTGGTCACAATTTCGTTCTCGTTTAAAGGGCTCAGTACAATTGACTGATATCGTTTACTATATTTCAGAATTCAACTTCCGCCCGTATCTTACTAACATAGATGCTTATTTCACCCTGGACATGTATGATGGAAGTGTGGTACCATTAACGAGCGAGGTTCGATCGAATCTGAATATTTCTCGTGGCGGTATAGGATTTTGGTTTGCTATTTGTCTTCCTCGGTGGTTGTTGTGCCTTCAAGATAACTCAAAATCTCTTTCTTGGtcttttatttcatatcgtcCTGATCGTGTGGCTAGAAAATTTGGATTTGACCAACATGTTCCTCATGATCGTAAGGCAGGGAGTCTAGAAAAGGCAACAAAATCATGTTTGTTAGGTTCTCTTCAAGTTTCAAAACGTTCGCATAACTTGTTCCAACTCCCATGTAAGGAGAGGCAGGGTGGGGTATCCTCAAAGTTTGCTAACTTGTGGATGCGCCAAAATAACATATGGTTAGTCTGTCAAAGTAAATATCGTGATCGCGAAAAGGGTATGGACTCTACCTTATTTTTTCTTATCATGCATATCcatttattacatatttatGTATTGATAATGTCAGTCCTCCCTTTTTTTTATGCCTTCATCACGTTGTCATATTCACATTTATATATGTGA